In Humulus lupulus chromosome 6, drHumLupu1.1, whole genome shotgun sequence, a single genomic region encodes these proteins:
- the LOC133781719 gene encoding formate--tetrahydrofolate ligase — protein MGSSKTLRKLEVASPVPADIDIANAVDPFHISEIANELNLSPDHYDLYGKYKAKVLLSALDELQGSKDGYYVVVGGITPTPLGEGKSTTTVGLCQALGAYLDKKVVTCLRQPSQGPTFGIKGGAAGGGYSQVIPMDEFNLHLTGDIHAITAANNLLAAAIDTRIFHEASQSDKALFNRLCPPNKEGQRSFSNIMFRRLTKLGITKTRPEDLTPEEVKMFARLDIDPETITWRRVMDVNDRFLRKISIGQGPEEKGMVRETGFDISVASEIMAVLALTTSLADMRERLGKMVIGNSKAGDPVTADDLGVGGALTVLMKDAINPTLMQTLEGTPVLVHAGPFANIAHGNSSIVADKIALKLVGPGGFVVTEAGFGADIGAEKFMNIKCRYSGLTPQCAVIVATIRALKMHGGGPAVVAGRPLDHAYLTENVGLVEAGCVNLARHIANTKSYGVNVVVAVNKFSTDAESELLAVRNAALAAGAYDAVICSHHAHGGRGAVDLGIAVQKACENVTQPLKFLYPLDIGIKDKIEAIARSYGASGVEYSEQAEKQIEMYSRQGFSGLPICMAKTQYSFSDNAAAKGAPSGFVLPIRDVRGSIGAGFIYPLVGTMSTMPGLPTRPCFYEIDLDTTTGKVIGLS, from the exons ATGGGTTCTTCCAAGACTTTGAGGAAGTTGGAGGTGGCATCTCCGGTCCCAGCTGACATCGACATTGCCAACGCGGTTGACCCTTTTCACATCTCTGAGATTGCCAACGAGCTCAATCTCAGTCCTGATCATTATGATCTTTATGGAAAATACAAGGCCAAG GTTTTGCTTTCTGCGCTTGATGAGCTTCAAGGGTCTAAAGATGGGTATTATGTTGTGGTTGGGGGAATTACTCCAACACCCCTTGGAGAGGGCAAGTCTACCACTACTGTAGGACTTTGTCAAGCTTTGGGTGCTTATCTTGACAAGAAG GTTGTTACATGCCTCCGTCAACCATCACAAGGACCAACATTTGGAATCAAAGGAGGTGCAGCAGGAGGTGGTTACAGTCAAGTGATCCCGATGGATGAGTTCAATCTTCATCTCACTGGAGATATTCATGCAATAACAGCTGCAAACAATCTCCTGGCTGCTGCCATTGATACTCGGATTTTCCATGAGGCAAGCCAATCAGATAAGGCTCTCTTCAACCGGTTATGCCCCCCAAACAAAGAAGGGCAGCGCAGCTTTAGTAACATCATGTTTAGACGTCTGACAAAGCTTGGTATCACAAAGACCAGGCCTGAGGATCTCACACCAGAAGAAGTTAAAATGTTTGCTAGGTTAGATATTGACCCAGAAACTATTACATGGAGAAGAGTAATGGATGTAAATGACCGCTTCTTGAGGAAGATTTCTATTGGCCAGGGGCCAGAAGAGAAAGGAATGGTGAGAGAAACAGGGTTTGATATATCCGTTGCCAGTGAAATAATGGCAGTTTTGGCCCTTACAACATCCTTAGCTGATATGAGAGAGAGGCTTGGAAAAATGGTGATTGGTAACAGCAAGGCTGGTGATCCTGTAACTGCTGATGATCTTGGTGTGGGAGGTGCATTAACTGTCCTCATGAAGGACGCAATCAATCCTACTTTGATGCAGACGCTTGAAGGAACACCAGTTCTTGTTCATGCTGGCCCTTTTGCAAATATTGCTCATGGGAACTCCTCTATTGTGGCTGATAAGATCGCACTGAAACTGGTGGGACCAGGTGGGTTTGTAGTCACTGAAGCGGGTTTTGGTGCTGATATCGGTGCTGAGAAGTTCATGAACATAAAGTGCCGATATAGTGGCTTAACACCTCAGTGTGCAGTTATTGTGGCAACAATAAGGGCCCTGAAAATGCATGGCGGTGGTCCAGCAGTTGTTGCTGGGAGACCCCTGGACCATGCCTACTTGACGGAGAATGTTGGTCTGGTTGAAGCAGGTTGTGTGAATTTGGCCAGGCACATTGCAAACACAAAATCTTATGGTGTAAATGTTGTTGTTGCTGTGAACAAGTTCTCGACTGATGCTGAATCTGAGTTACTTGCAGTCAGAAATGCTGCATTGGCAGCTGGGGCATATGATGCTGTTATTTGCTCACACCATGCCCATGGTGGAAGAGGAGCG GTAGACCTTGGAATTGCTGTTCAAAAAGCCTGTGAGAACGTAACACAACCGTTGAAGTTTCTATATCCTTTGGATATTGGTATTAAAGACAAGATTGAGGCCATAGCAAGGTCATATGGTGCTAGCGGTGTTGAATACTCAGAACAG GCGGAGAAACAGATTGAGATGTACAGCAGGCAAGGGTTTTCAGGTCTGCCCATCTGCATGGCCAAGACTCAGTATTCATTTTCAGACAATGCAGCTGCGAAAGGAGCCCCCAGCGGCTTTGTCTTACCGATAAGGGATGTGAGGGGTAGTATTGGGGCTGGATTCATATACCCTTTGGTGGGAACAATGAGTACAATGCCAGGACTTCCTACCAGGCCATGCTTCTACGAAATCGATCTCGACACCACTACTGGAAAGGTTATTGGTCTCTCTTAA
- the LOC133781720 gene encoding histone-lysine N-methyltransferase ASHR1-like isoform X2 gives MVWYCSSSCQKEEWKLHRLECDALSKLDKERRKCVTPSLRLMLRLYIRKKLESERIIPATAMENYKLVEALISHMSDIDEKQLVLYAQMANLVNLMLQLPDINIKEIAENFSKLACNAHTICDNELRPQGTGLFPIISIINHSCLPNSVLAFEGRLAVVRAVQHIPKDSEVLISYIETAGSTLTRQKALREQYLFTCKCVRCIKLGQSDDVQEGAILEGYGCKNTGCDGFLLRDSGDKGFICQQCGLVRSKEEIKELASEIKSLSEKVLDSVSSQNYQEVITTVTTEKLQRNLCHRFSISLMQTRDKLLKMFMELQNWHEALSYCRMTIPVYERVYPSFHPLLGLQYYTCGKLEWFLGETENGVKSLTKAVDILKISHGTNTPFMKELLMKLDEARAEASYKQTLT, from the exons ATGGTTTGGTACTGTAGTAGCTCATGTCAG AAGGAAGAGTGGAAATTGCATCGTCTTGAATGTGATGCTCTTTCAAAGCTTGATAAAGAACGAAGAAAATGCGTTACACCTTCTTTGCGTCTGATGCTCAGACTCTACATTCGGAAGAAATTGGAATCCGAAAGG ATTATTCCTGCTACTGCTATGGAAAACTACAAATTGGTGGAGGCATTGATCTCTC ATATGTCGGACATAGATGAGAAGCAACTGGTGCTCTATGCCCAGATGGCTAACCTTGTCAACTTGATGCTTCAGTTGCCTGATATCAACATAAAAGAGATTGCAGAAAACTTTTCCAAG CTTGCTTGTAATGCACATACCATTTGTGATAATGAATTGAGACCCCAGGGGACTGGACTGTTTCCTATCATTTCCATTATTAACCACAG CTGCTTGCCAAATTCTGTTCTGGCCTTTGAGGGAAGATTAGCTGTCGTACGTGCTGTGCAACATATACCCAAAGATTCTGAG GTGTTGATAAGCTACATTGAAACTGCTGGAAGCACTCTGACTCGTCAAAAAGCTTTAAGAGAGCAATATCTCTTCACTTGCAAATGTGTTCGTTGCATCAAATTG GGTCAATCAGATGATGTCCAAGAAGGTGCAATTCTGGAAGGTTATGGATGCAAGAATACTGGATGTGATGGCTTTTTGCTACGTGATTCTG GTGACAAAGGATTCATTTGCCAACAGTGTGGACTTGTTAGGAGCAAGGAAGAAATAAAGGAGTTAGCAAGCGAAATAAAATCACTGTCAGAAAAGGTTCTTGATTCCGTATCATCACAAA ATTACCAGGAAGTAATCACTACAGTTACTACTGAGAAACTGCAAAGAAATCTGTGCCATCGTTTTTCAATCAGCTTGATGCAAACTCGCGACAAGCTTCTGAAG ATGTTCATGGAGTTGCAAAACTGGCATGAAGCTCTATCGTATTGCAGGATGACCATTCCAGTATATGAGA GAGTATATCCAAGCTTCCATCCATTGCTTGGTTTGCAATATTATACATGTGGCAAACTTGAATG GTTTCTTGGGGAGACAGAGAATGGTGTGAAATCTCTAACCAAGGCAGTTGATATACTTAAAATCTCTCATGGAACCAATACACCTTTTATGAAGGAGCTGCTGATGAAATTGGATGAAGCTCGTGCCGAAGCCTCTTATAAACAAACTCTCACCTAA
- the LOC133781720 gene encoding histone-lysine N-methyltransferase ASHR1-like isoform X1, with protein MEELECGLNEGCLSVSTLPDKGRCLFATRHFYPGEVILRERPYVSVPNNKSRCDGCFKTSSLKKCSVCQMVWYCSSSCQKEEWKLHRLECDALSKLDKERRKCVTPSLRLMLRLYIRKKLESERIIPATAMENYKLVEALISHMSDIDEKQLVLYAQMANLVNLMLQLPDINIKEIAENFSKLACNAHTICDNELRPQGTGLFPIISIINHSCLPNSVLAFEGRLAVVRAVQHIPKDSEVLISYIETAGSTLTRQKALREQYLFTCKCVRCIKLGQSDDVQEGAILEGYGCKNTGCDGFLLRDSGDKGFICQQCGLVRSKEEIKELASEIKSLSEKVLDSVSSQNYQEVITTVTTEKLQRNLCHRFSISLMQTRDKLLKMFMELQNWHEALSYCRMTIPVYERVYPSFHPLLGLQYYTCGKLEWFLGETENGVKSLTKAVDILKISHGTNTPFMKELLMKLDEARAEASYKQTLT; from the exons ATGGAAGAATTGGAGTGTGGTCTCAACGAGGGTTGTTTATCCGTCTCTACTTTGCCAGACAAGGGTCGTTGCCTTTTTGCCACCAGACACTTCTATCCAG GGGAAGTCATTCTGAGAGAAAGGCCTTATGTTTCCGTTCCTAATAATAAGTCCAGATGTGATGGTTGTTTTAAGACGAGTTCTCTTAAAAAATGTTCAGTTTGTCAGATGGTTTGGTACTGTAGTAGCTCATGTCAG AAGGAAGAGTGGAAATTGCATCGTCTTGAATGTGATGCTCTTTCAAAGCTTGATAAAGAACGAAGAAAATGCGTTACACCTTCTTTGCGTCTGATGCTCAGACTCTACATTCGGAAGAAATTGGAATCCGAAAGG ATTATTCCTGCTACTGCTATGGAAAACTACAAATTGGTGGAGGCATTGATCTCTC ATATGTCGGACATAGATGAGAAGCAACTGGTGCTCTATGCCCAGATGGCTAACCTTGTCAACTTGATGCTTCAGTTGCCTGATATCAACATAAAAGAGATTGCAGAAAACTTTTCCAAG CTTGCTTGTAATGCACATACCATTTGTGATAATGAATTGAGACCCCAGGGGACTGGACTGTTTCCTATCATTTCCATTATTAACCACAG CTGCTTGCCAAATTCTGTTCTGGCCTTTGAGGGAAGATTAGCTGTCGTACGTGCTGTGCAACATATACCCAAAGATTCTGAG GTGTTGATAAGCTACATTGAAACTGCTGGAAGCACTCTGACTCGTCAAAAAGCTTTAAGAGAGCAATATCTCTTCACTTGCAAATGTGTTCGTTGCATCAAATTG GGTCAATCAGATGATGTCCAAGAAGGTGCAATTCTGGAAGGTTATGGATGCAAGAATACTGGATGTGATGGCTTTTTGCTACGTGATTCTG GTGACAAAGGATTCATTTGCCAACAGTGTGGACTTGTTAGGAGCAAGGAAGAAATAAAGGAGTTAGCAAGCGAAATAAAATCACTGTCAGAAAAGGTTCTTGATTCCGTATCATCACAAA ATTACCAGGAAGTAATCACTACAGTTACTACTGAGAAACTGCAAAGAAATCTGTGCCATCGTTTTTCAATCAGCTTGATGCAAACTCGCGACAAGCTTCTGAAG ATGTTCATGGAGTTGCAAAACTGGCATGAAGCTCTATCGTATTGCAGGATGACCATTCCAGTATATGAGA GAGTATATCCAAGCTTCCATCCATTGCTTGGTTTGCAATATTATACATGTGGCAAACTTGAATG GTTTCTTGGGGAGACAGAGAATGGTGTGAAATCTCTAACCAAGGCAGTTGATATACTTAAAATCTCTCATGGAACCAATACACCTTTTATGAAGGAGCTGCTGATGAAATTGGATGAAGCTCGTGCCGAAGCCTCTTATAAACAAACTCTCACCTAA
- the LOC133781723 gene encoding peroxidase A2-like, which yields MCGLKIVMATALLYVVLILGGISGSYGQLSPTFYDETCPNVTNIIQDIVADVLTNSDPRIGASLIRLHFHDCFVNGCDGSLLLDNDPANGIVTEKDAAPNNNSARGFEVVDRIKAALEQACPATVSCSDLLTIASERSVFLSGGPGWTNLLGRRDGRIANNSGAQRLPAPFETLDILKDKFLELKLDTIDLVALSGAHTFGRGRCITFSDRLFDFNSTGLPDPTIDANYLQFLQDLCPQGGNASVITNIDLTTPDQFDNKYYSNLQANKGLFQSDQELFSTPGADDVIEFVNKFSANQTAFFESFVSSMIKMGNLSLITGSDGEIRLDCKRVNDVLVGSGDSGVYVSSI from the exons ATGTGTGGTTTGAAGATAGTAATGGCTACTGCTTTACTGTACGTGGTTTTGATTCTTGGAGGGATATCTGGTTCATATGGTCAGCTAAGCCCAACATTTTACGATGAAACATGTCCCAATGTGACCAATATTATCCAAGATATCGTTGCTGATGTTCTCACCAATTCCGACCCTCGAATCGGAGCTAGCCTCATCAGGCTTCATTTCCACGATTGTTTCGTTAAT GGTTGTGATGGATCGTTGTTGTTGGACAATGACCCAGCAAATGGAATTGTGACTGAGAAGGATGCTGCGCCAAACAACAACTCAGCCAGGGGATTTGAGGTTGTGGATAGAATCAAGGCTGCCTTAGAGCAAGCTTGTCCTGCTACTGTTTCATGCTCTGATCTTCTTACAATCGCTTCAGAGCGATCTGTTTTTCTG TCAGGAGGTCCCGGGTGGACAAACCTGCTAGGAAGGAGAGATGGGAGAATAGCCAATAATTCAGGTGCCCAAAGACTTCCAGCTCCCTTTGAAACCCTAGACATTCTGAAGGACAAATTCTTGGAATTAAAGCTCGACACCATCGACTTAGTTGCCTTGTCAG GTGCGCACACATTTGGAAGGGGTCGATGTATAACCTTTAGTGATCGATTATTCGATTTCAATAGCACAGGGCTTCCTGACCCGACCATAGACGCAAACTACTTACAATTTCTACAAGATCTATGCCCTCAGGGAGGAAACGCGTCTGTGATAACAAATATAGACCTCACCACACCAGATCAGTTTGACAATAAATACTATTCAAATCTGCAAGCTAATAAGGGGCTGTTCCAGAGTGACCAAGagctgttttcaaccccaggagCTGATGATGTCATTGAGTTTGTCAACAAATTCAGTGCAAACCAAACAGCTTTCTTTGAGAGCTTTGTGAGTTCTATGATCAAAATGGGGAACCTAAGTCTAATCACTGGTTCTGATGGAGAAATTAGATTGGACTGCAAAAGGGTTAATGATGTTTTGGTTGGATCAGGTGATTCTGGTGTTTATGTTTCGTCCATCTAG
- the LOC133781721 gene encoding peroxidase A2-like — protein MSGLKIVMATALLYVVLIIGGISGSYGQLSPTFYDETCPNVTNIIQDIVADVLTNSDPRIGASLIRLHFHDCFVHGCDGSLLLDNDTANGIVTEKDAGGNRNSARGFDVVDRIKAALEQACPATVSCSDLLTIASERSVFLSGGPGWTNQLGRRDGRIANLSGAQILPAPFDTLDLIKRKFSDLKLDPIDLVALSGAHTFGRGRCVTFSGRLFNFSGTGQPDPTIDANYLKFLQDLCPQGGNASVLTNIDPTTPDQFDNKYYSNLQANKGLFQSDQELFSTPGADDVIEFVNKFSANQTAFFESFVSSMIKMGNLSLITGSDGEIRLDCKRVNNVLVGSGDSGVYVSSI, from the exons ATGAGTGGTTTGAAGATAGTAATGGCTACTGCTTTACTGTACGTGGTTTTGATTATTGGAGGGATATCTGGTTCATATGGTCAGCTAAGTCCAACATTTTACGATGAAACATGTCCAAATGTGACCAATATTATCCAAGATATCGTTGCTGATGTTCTCACCAATTCCGACCCTCGAATCGGAGCTAGCCTCATCAGGCTTCATTTCCACGATTGTTTCGTTCAT GGTTGTGATGGATCGTTGTTGTTGGACAATGACACAGCAAATGGAATTGTGACTGAGAAGGATGCTGGGGGAAACAGAAACTCAGCCAGGGGATTTGACGTTGTGGATAGAATCAAGGCTGCCTTGGAGCAAGCTTGCCCTGCTACTGTTTCATGCTCTGATCTTCTTACAATCGCTTCTGAGCGATCTGTTTTTCTG TCAGGAGGTCCAGGGTGGACAAACCAATTAGGAAGGAGAGATGGGAGAATAGCTAATCTTTCAGGTGCCCAAATACTTCCAGCTCCCTTTGACACCCTAGACTTGATCAAGCGCAAATTCTCGGACTTGAAACTCGACCCCATCGACCTAGTTGCCTTATCAG GTGCGCACACATTTGGAAGGGGTCGATGTGTAACCTTTAGCGGTCGATTATTCAATTTCAGTGGCACAGGGCAACCTGACCCGACCATAGACGCAAACTACTTAAAATTTCTACAAGATCTATGCCCTCAGGGTGGAAACGCGTCTGTGTTAACAAATATAGACCCCACCACACCAGATCAGTTTGACAATAAATACTATTCAAATCTGCAAGCTAACAAGGGGTTGTTCCAGAGTGACCAAGagctgttttcaaccccaggagCTGATGATGTCATTGAGTTTGTCAACAAATTCAGTGCAAACCAAACAGCTTTCTTTGAGAGCTTTGTGAGTTCTATGATCAAAATGGGGAACCTAAGCCTAATCACTGGTTCTGATGGAGAAATTAGATTGGACTGCAAAAGGGTTAATAATGTTTTGGTTGGATCAGGTGATTCTGGTGTTTATGTTTCGTCCATCTAA